The DNA sequence CTTCATACAATTGGGTACCCTATTTGTAGTTTCGGTGTGTTTGGGCAATGTATGACAATGATGTGCTAGTAAATGACATTTGAACTAATTTGTATTTCATATTTGCCTATTTCCAGAAATCAGTTGTGCTTATTCAattcaaacaacatatataaggCTATTAATTGTGGTAGTGCAAtatcatcagacaacacataaatttACGAACTCATAATATCTATTGTCTGAGGAACATTCAGACAACAATTTTAATAAAGGAGACATTGTGTGCAATTCCTTGCAACGACATAACCAAACTATCACTGATGTCTGAGTTTCATTCAAGATAACACATGAATCCAACACATTGTTATCTTAATGGAGTTTCAGACAACATTATCATCCAGCAACATGTTATCTTAAATgaacttcagacaacagaaacaaaaattatgtgttgtctgaggttcattcaagacaacagaTGCATCCAGCACATTGTTATCTTAAATgctttcagacaacatttacaTCTAGAACCTGTTATCTTAAatacatttcagacaacagaaaaaaaatatgtgtagtctgaggttcatttcagacaacaacacatattgttgttgttggagatTCATCACACACAACACAACATTCAGGAAATAGTTGTCCTAAAGTAATTTCACTCAACACCAAAATAACAAGCTGTTGTCTAAGGCAACACACTTTAGATTTTGGATAAATTCAGATAATAAATATTTACTTATATGTGTTGTGTGACTGAGAAACAGACAACTGTTATCGACAGTTGTCTGAATGAAGTCAATCAGACATCAGACTACTAGACAACAGTaggtttttcattcagacaacagtcgtTCGacagttgtctgattaactttgtggTATAGTGTTTCTGTAGTTCTAGCTGCATCTGGATCAATAGTATAGCTTTGCAAGCTTTGCTGCTCACCCGATACTACCAACACCTACTATATACAAGACAAAGATAAATCATTTAGTTCAGCATTTTAGAGTATTTGATTTACTAAATCATTTAAGGGAATCTCCTATTTTGAGATATCACATAATTACCTAGTCTAGTACTCAGATAACAAAAGTATCACAAGCCTCTCAAGATGCTAGACCAAATTACTGCACCCCTACTATTCTATATATATGCGTTGAACCATGAAATAAAGTGAATGGTCAATCACATCTATAGAAACTTGCaattagattaattaattatgaatGTAACCGCTTTGTGTGTATAAATGCAAATAATGTGCAAAGTTTCTTGCATTGgagtaaaaacaaaatttatcaATTCCTAAACTAGTTCGATTTGCATAGGTTCCTGATTAAAGACAAATCTAAATTTCATAAAAACTATCACACCTGATTTTCAAAAACAGCTCTCAGGAACTCAGACTTCACATTGAATGCTGGAAGCTTTTCTCAGAACATCAGCATTGCTTTCAGACTATTAATATAATTTGCTTGCTTGCTTTCAGACTATTAATATTTCTCCGACCTGCACACAACAACCCTCCATAGGATTAGAGTGTAGCTCTAGTTTCCTCAACTTGTCACATTTCCACTAGTTAAAAAATACCAAGTTCAATATATATTATGAATCTAGGAGATCACTGGCTTGCATAGTCACTTGAGGGATTTTAATAAAATTCAGAAGGAGCCCAAGAATCATAGGcataacaaaaaaggaaaaaaatgactATAAATTCCTAATCAGATGAGATGAAAGGACGCATACTTACGTCAGTTAATATCCCCACTATATTCTTTAAAGCACCTGCTCCAATTTGCAGACCTATATATATACTGCATGGCCATACCAAAATTTCTTGAGCCTGCTACCCATTGAATTTCTTGGTCATACCTAGAAAGCAACTCCCTCCAGAGTACTCCCTACACCACTTAAAAGTTTTGGCAGTGAAGGGGATGGTCTTGCAAGTTCCACTAGTGTAACCTGGAATAAGTGGAAAAACCAATCAAATAACTTTTTACAGAAACACACTGACAAGTACATGTAAAAAACACAAGATCATAACACAAAAGAAACTATGAAGCGAACTTGCTGCATTAACTCATTATTATCTCTAGCATATGCCTAGCCACTGAAATAAGATTTTTGTCACCAACCTTTGTGTCTTGTGGTATATTTGCCTTGAGCTTTGCTATTGCAACAACCTGAGAAAGTCCACCAATAGCATTAACTAAATCCCTTGAAGCTGAATCTTTACCTGCCCAAACTCTCCCTTGTGCAACTTCCTCCATTTTATCTATCTGGCAACGTAACAAAAGGGATATATTTAAATTCCAGGTAGAACAGAGCGAAAAGAAAGTGACTAAAACTAGAATGAAGATTCAATTGGAACATACAGTCATTGATTTGGAAGAATTAAGCTGCCTTGTCCTGAAATTGCTTATACGAATTATGTGCAGACTTAGCAAAGAGTTCAGCTTCCTCTAGTCTGAATtaggaaggaaaaagagaatTAATAATTCTATCTCTTTGCAGGATTACAAAAGAGATCACACAAAACAGAGTATGCAACAAGACAATGTACTTAAAGGGTCGTTGTTCAGCTGCAAGAACCTCTGCAAATTCCCCCTTGATATGATTTCCTTGTCAAAGCCAATCTTCTTATACAGTTTTCCCAGGTTAAACTTACCTACAAATAGAAAACTATATGACAACTGACCACTTACAAAATTTAAAGGTCTTATCTGAATACCAAATGAAAGGGTATATGAAGACTTTTAATGGCTAACAGATAAAAAAGACCACACGAGTATTACAAATATCTATTATGCATTTAGATGTGTCTGTCCCTGTGCTTTTACCAAGGTAAATATACGTCACGTTGATAATATCCAATCAACTTCCTCTTTTAATAGTCCTACCCCTAccaactttgtttttttttttcaagtcaattatataaaatatatttaaattcaCCTGTGACAACTCCAATGGAACTAGTTAAGGTTAAATTTTCTGCAACAATGGCATCTGCTGCCATTGCCATATAGTATCCTCCACTTGCTGCCATGTCAGACATTGATGCGATGTCCAGTTTTGATGCAGCCAAAAGTTTGATTTCCCTCCACATCTTGAAATCATGAAGTCATGAGGGTAACCAGACATAGACAAATCGACAATTCTTCAGTCCAACAGTTTTTGACAACATATAAGCAAATTATATAATTTAGGATCACATATGTTATGATAATATATACTAGCACTTACAAATCAGAAGCAATGGCATCACCACCGGGGCATGTCAAGCAAGATAATCAATATTACTTAAATGCTTCCTGTATATCATCACATAAAGAGGGGGGAAAAAACTTTCAAGAACAACCACTCCCCTGATGACTGTCACATCAAATTTCAACAACTGAACAACATGATCATATCAGATTAGCCAAAAACCAAATCTCAAAGCACCTCTTGTAGAAGAAATTATGTCCAGCCAGTTCCCATATATGTTATCGAGCAATGCTGTCAGCATCTCACAATTTTCTTCGGACATGGTCGTAGCGCAAGTTGCTCACCAACACTTTCGTATTTACTAATCCTCTCCACTTGTGGCTCAACTCCAGTTTTCTTAAGAACACCTGGAAAACAAAATCTCATGCAAACCTCAATTAGTAAGTGATTTCAGTCATCAGTATCCAGACAAAACCTTAACATTCATATTTCGAAAGTTAATATATAAATTGGGAGAAGAATACCAGAGAAACTAACCTCTTACAAACGATGCCTGAACACTGGTGGATATTGCAAGACCCTCCCCTTCACTGCCATAATTTCTTGGCCATACCTGGAAAGCAACTCAAGGCTCTCATTGGAGACCACCATTCTCTTGAGCCTAATACCCATTGAATTTCTTGACAGAATCACAACTAAAAACCCAAATTAACTTCAATGTTCCAAAAATAGACTGCAAATTAACGTAAACCAAAAGGCAGAAAATACCAAACTAGCAGCAAGGAATCCAGTGCTAAGCAGAAGGAGTAGCTAAAATTTCTATCGAATACCATCGAAACCTTCGTAGTTACCTTCCTGGCCccaattttgacattttttccttcaatctcaAATCCACATCTCTAATGTTCGAATCCAATACTGAAACCACAAAATTCAAATCCCAGTTACCCATAGCTGAATTTCATAATACAATAACTTACCAAAAAGTGGTCTCAACCTTAATCGCAATCAAAATCCTGAAGCCTCTCGAAAATCGACGCAAATCCTAACCCTAATTAATCGAACTCCAATTTTGAAGCCCAGGAAGTCTGACGTCTTCTCTCTCCGATTCAACTCTAGGTTTGCTTTCAAACTTGGTAAGCCCTGAACCCTCTGTACTTGCTTTCAAAGTTGTAACCACCGACGAAAGAAACAACCACCATCGCCGAAAGATCTGAAGAACACTAGAAGCTACGCAGTTGGTTTTCTTCCCTTCGCTATTTCCCAGATCGAATAACCTAGCTAGAGGGAGAGATGGTTTTGGTTGGGGTTTGTCGAAGAGAAAGAGCTTTGATTGGGGtttgtcgaagaagagagagggtttaggagagtgaggttttggttttggagagacGCTGTTGAGAGAGTGAGGAGCTTTTGCGTTTTGGTTTTGAGTCTCTGTCGAGAGAGGGTGAGGCCCTGTCGAGAGAGTGGGGAGGGCTTTGGGTTTTTCATTACGTTTTTGCTCAAGTGTAGGGTTTCAAGCCCGGCCTATATCAATTTCGACAAGTCCTATCAATTTGGACAAAGACTCACACAATGggattttataaaaatgtggtctgaatgcagcCATTTTAATTTGGGGTTTGTCTCCTATCAATTCGACTTCCCTCTTAGGGGAGTTGGAAAAAAATGGTGATGGAAAATCTCCCTCCCTTATGTCAAACATATTAGTCAGACCGCAGTTTTATTATTTCTCGTTGTATGATCAATACATGTTGGGGGAAAATTTGGAGTTTGAGCTGGGTTTCGGCACCActtacatggtgggaaacttgccgctcaattttttaaGCGTCACACAACGGGTTTTTTCTTAAACGCCGTCTGAACTAATTCACAagtccatatcagacgacaaattttgtaaaaacgacatctgaaaaaataaaaatcaatcagacgacagaaaattatGATGCGTCGTGTGAGAGGCGTCGTCTGAttgaatttttgtagtagtgtaaatCAAAGAAGAGAACCAACTCAATTAATCATTTAGACTGTTTGTAATGTTTGGCTAAATTTAAATCTTATGAATGCCTTTAACAGGGAAACAAGTGTTGGATTGGGGAACTAGGAAACGAATTGCCTTGGGAGCTGCAAGAGGATTGTTATACCTTCATGAACAGTGTGACCCGAAAATTATCCACAAGGATGTGAAGGTAGCAAATGTACTTCTTGATGACTACTGTGAAGCCATGGTCTGAGATTTTGATTTGGCAAAGCTTTTGGATCACCAAGTGTTCTGTGGTTAAGTGAAATATTGCTAAATCGCAATTTTTGATGTACAGACGAACTAATTGTTTTAAATtcaaggaataaaagaaaagtctGGAATGAAAATTGgtgtattttcttttattcagttttaatttttttttttttttaatttttttaaaactaAATGCAAGGAATGATATGCAAGGAATTCTCCTTGTATATTAGTTAACCATAGTTAACCTCAGGTGt is a window from the Rosa chinensis cultivar Old Blush chromosome 2, RchiOBHm-V2, whole genome shotgun sequence genome containing:
- the LOC121051888 gene encoding serine protease SPPA, chloroplastic-like, which gives rise to MTIDKMEEVAQGRVWAGKDSASRDLVNAIGGLSQVVAIAKLKANIPQDTKVTLVELARPSPSLPKLLSGVGSTLEGVAF